One region of Lampris incognitus isolate fLamInc1 chromosome 12, fLamInc1.hap2, whole genome shotgun sequence genomic DNA includes:
- the nars1 gene encoding asparagine--tRNA ligase, cytoplasmic, protein MAAEVTKGAGQLSVGELYVSEKQGSDQDGDGTEQNPFKTPLKALSFAGKEPFPTIYVDSREEGERWAVISKTQMKNAKKAWNRDQKKTDGKEKKEAEDNDRREKNLEEAKKIIIEQDSSLPEPKTVKIHQLEPLRDQRVKVFGWVHRLRRQGKNLMFIVLRDGSGFLQCVLTDKLCQCYNALVLSTESTVALYGTVKQVPEGKQAPGGHELHCDFWEVISLAPAGGADNLLNEESDVDVQLNNRHMLIRGENVSKILRVRSTVTQCFRDHFFSHGYYEITPPTLVQTQVEGGSTLFNLNYFGEQAYLTQSSQLYLETCIPSLGDTFCISQSYRAEQSRTRRHLSEYTHIEAECPFMTFDDLLNRLEDLVCDVVDRVLKSPAAPLLYDINPDFKPPKRPFRRMNYTEAIDWLKEHDIKKDDGTYYEFGEDIPEAPERLMTDTINETILLCRFPAEIKSFYMQRCAEDKRLTESVDVLMPNVGEIVGGSMRIWDADELLEGYKREGIDPTPYYWYTDQRKYGSCPHGGYGLGLERFLTWLLNRYHIRDVCLYPRFIQRCRP, encoded by the exons GCTCTGTCATTCGCTGGAAAAGAACCTTTCCCAACAATATATGTGGATTCTCGGGAGGAGGGAGAG CGTTGGGCAGTGATCTCTAAGACCCAGATGAAAAATGCCAAGAAGGCTTGGAACCGTGACCAGAAGAAGACCGATGGCAAAGAAAAGAAGGAG GCAGAGGACAATGACAGGAGAGAGAAGAACCTGGAGGAAGCCAAGAAGATCATCATCGAACAAGACTCCAGCCTTCCAGAGCCCAAAACG GTCAAGATCCACCAGCTGGAGCCTTTGAGGGACCAAAGGgtgaaggtgtttggctgggTCCACCGTCTCAGGAGGCAGG GAAAGAACCTGATGTTCATCGTACTGAGAGATGGAAGTGGTTTTCTTCAGTGTGTGTTGACTGATAAACTG TGCCAGTGCTACAATGCCCTGGTTTTATCCACAGAGAGCACTGTGGCTCTGTATGGGACAGTCAAGCAGGTCCCCGAAGGGAAGCAG GCACCGGGCGGCCACGAGCTGCACTGTGACTTCTGGGAGGTGATCAGCTTAGCCCCAGCAGGGGGAGCCGACAACCTCCTGAACGAGGAGAGTGACGTTGACGTTCAGCTGAACAACCGTCACATGCTGATCAGAGGCGAGAATGTCTCCAAGATCCTCCGGGTTCGCTCTACCGTCACACAGTGTTTCAGGGACCACTTCTTTAGTCACGGGTACTACGAG ATTACTCCCCCAACCCTGGTCCAGACCCAGGTAGAGGGTGGCTCTACATTGTTTAATCTGAATTACTTTGGGGAACAAGCCTACCTGACCCAGTCCTCTCAGCTTTACCTGGAGACCTGCATACCTTCCTTGGGGGACACCTTCTGCATCTCTCAGTCCTACCGTGCTGAACAGTCCCGCACACGCAGGCACCTCTCTGA GTACACTCACATTGAGGCAGAATGCCCCTTCATGACATTTGATGACCTCTTGAACAGACTGGAAGACTTGGTGTGCGACGTGGTCGACCGTGTGCTCAAGTCCCCTGCCGCCCCACTGCTCTATGACATCAACCCt GACTTCAAGCCTCCGAAGAGGCCGTTCAGAAGGATGAACTATACTGAAGCTATTGACTGGCTCAAAGAACATGACATCAAGAAGGATGATGGCACTTACTATGAATTTGGAGAG GACATCCCAGAGGCTCCGGAGAGGCTGATGACGGACACCATTAATGAGACTATCCTGCTGTGTCGATTCCCCGCTGAGATCAAGTCCTTCTACATGCAGCGTTGTGCCGAGGACAAACGCCTCACTGAGTCG GTGGATGTGCTGATGCCCAATGTTGGTGAGATAGTCGGAGGTTCCATGCGTATCTGGGACGCCGATGAGCTACTGGAAGGATACAAGAGAGAGGGAATCGACCCCACGCCCTACTACTGGTACACTGATCAG AGAAAGTATGGATCCTGCCCCCATGGTGGCTATGGTCTGGGTCTGGAACGCTTCCTCACCTGGCTTCTGAATAGATACCACATCCGAGATGTCTGCCTGTACCCCCGCTTCATTCAGCGCTGTCGAccttaa